The genomic window TTGTTGCAGTTTGATTTCGGCCGGTTTCATCAAGGGGCAATGAAAGGGGGCGCTGACGGGCAATAGCACTGCTTTTTTTGCGCCCGCTTCTTTTGCCTCATGGCACACGTTTTCCACAGCCTCCTTATGCCCGGCAATAACTGTTTGTTCGGGGCTGTTCAGATTGGCCGCTTGAACCAGCTGACCATTTTGGCTGGCCTTTTCACAGAGCTCGCGAATTTGATTCACTGGCAGGCCAATGATTGCGGCCATCGCTCCGACACCAATGGGAACCGCCTCTTGCATGAATCGTCCGCGAAGAGAAACTAACCGAACGGCATCCCTAAAACTGATGGCCCCGGCTGCGACCAAAGCTGAGTATTCCCCCAAACTATGCCCCGCCGCAAGTACGCAATCTATATCATGTTCCCTTAGCATTTTCAAGGCTATTATACTGTGTACAAGGATGGCAGGTTGAGTGTTTTCGGTGAGCGTCAACGTCTCATCAGGGCCATTGAAACAAATGGATTTTAAATCTTTCCGCAAAACTTCATTGGCTTCTTCATACATCTTCCGGGCTTCGGGCATTGAATCATAAAAATTCTGACCCATCCCCACGAATTGAGATCCCTGCCCAGGAAAAACAAATGCTATACCTACCATCGAATCACCGCCGCTCCCCAAGTCAAACCCGACCCAACCACCATCATTAACATTAAACACCCAGGTTGGATGCGTCCCAACTCTTTCGCCTCATTAATTGCTATCGGAATCGAAGCCGCCGACGTATTTCCATATTTATGGATATTCATAAAAACTTTTTCCGCTGGAATTTGCAGTTTTTCTGTGACCGCGTCGATGATTCTTTTGTTCGCCTGATGGGGAATTACGAGGTCAACATCCTCTTTACTGAGGCCGTTATACTCCAATGCTTCCAGGCAAACTGCGGTCATGCGTTTTACAGCCTCCTTAAAGGTCGCGCCTCCCGCCATTTTGATGAAAAAATGATCCTGGGTGCCGTTCTCTCCGCAAGCCTGGGAACGACCGATAACTTTTGGGACTTCAATCAGATTCGACAAATTTCCGTCTGAATAAATGTGCGACGATAAGACTCCACAAGGCTCGGACCCTGCTTTACGACTGACCACCACGGCCCCTGCCCCATCTCCGAAAAGAACACAGGTGTTGCGGTCCGTCCAATCGACTATCCGGGAATTGACTTCGCTCCCTACCACCAGAATGTGCTGGTAACGCCCGCTCTTGATATATTGTTCGGCAATGGAAAGCCCGTAAACGAACCCGGAGCAAACCGCCGAGACATCAAACGCTGCCGATTTGCTGGCTCCAAGTTCCTTTTGTACAAAGCAGGCTGTGGCGGGAAAAAGAAGGTCCGGCGTGGAGGTGCAAACAATGATCACATTAAGATCATCAGCTTCCAAACCAGCGGCCTTCAGTGCCTTTCGTGCGGCATGAGCGGCAAGCACCGATGCCGATTCGCTTTCATGAGCGATTCTTCTTTCGCTGATACCCGTACGGGTGCGGATCCATTCATCGGAGGTATCCAGTGTTTTTTCCAGATCCTGATTGGTCAACACCTTCTCTGGAAGGTAAGAACCTGTTCCGGTTATAATGGCCCGGTACAATAAATTTTCAGGCATCGGGGGTTTTATTATTTTGTTTTGGGTTTTGAATCTGACGATTCCGAATTACTTGCAGAAGGTTCGATCGGTTTTTCTGATGAAGCAGAATTGTTTTCAGAAGCGTCAACCGGTTCTGATGTAGAGGCATTATTTGCCTTGTCAATTTCTCCTTCTTCACCAAAGGCCATGGTCTTGATTTGTTTCCAGATTCCCTTTTTGTTACGCTCTTCAAGATTGAACTCTATATCGTCTTGAATATGTTGATTGACTTTTTTCTCGATCAATTCCTGAGCTCTGATGATGGCGTTTTTGATTGCCTTGGGAGAAGAGCTTCCGTGGGCAATAATGCACACGCCGTTGATACCTAAAAGTGGAGCGCCCCCGGTTTCTGAATGATCGACCTTTTTTTTGAATTCGGCCAAATGCGGTTTTATAAAAAAATAGCCCAACTTACTGGCCCAATTGGTTTGAAAAAGGCGCTTTAAGTTGGTGCCAATCATTTCCGCCAGGCTTTCGCTGATCTTGAGCGCCACATTGCCGGTGAACCCGTCACAGACGATAACATCGGCGTTGCCTCGGTATACTTCCTTGCCTTCCACATTGCCAATGAAGTTGATATGGCTTTTCTTCAACATCTGAAAAACTTCTTTGGTGATTTCGTTGCCTTTGCCATCTTCCTCGCCAATGCTCAACAAACCGACACCGGGATCTTCTTTACCAAGAACATATTTCGCGTAAACATGGCCCATGATGGCAAACTGAAATAATTGGGAAGTTTTACAATCCACGTTGGCTCCGGCATCCAATAAAATGGACGTGCCTTTCAGGGTGGGAAGGCGAACGGCAATCGCCGGTCGGTCCACTCCTTTTAACGGACGTAGGATGACGGTGCAGTAGGCAAGAACAGCGCCTGTATTTCCAGCGCTGACAAAGGCATCGGCCTCCCCGTTTTTAACCAGGTCGATCCCGATTTTCATGGACGATTTCTTTTTGCTCCGCAATGCCTTGGCGGGAACTTCGTGCATTTCAACCACTTCTTCAGCATGAACGACACGAATGGGCAAGCTTGTATGATCCTCGAATTTATCCAGTTCGGCCTGAACTTTATCGGCCAATCCAGTGAGGATGATTTCTACACCAAACTCCCTCGCGGCAAGGACGGCTCCTTCCACAATAGCCCCTGGTGCATGATCGCCCCCCATTGCATCGACAACGATTTTCATTTTGTTTGGATGCTCCCTGTACAATATCGGATGCGAATCAACTGAGGAAAATATTACTAATTTGCCGGGGCAATGAAGTCGTAAGGAAAACTAATCTCAATAAATTGAAGACTGCCAACAGCTCTTATGATTTCATTGATCATTGAACACAAATGAATCAGGAATGGTTTTTTCGGGACCGGGCGAATTAAACCGCCTCTATGGACATGATTTCTTTTCCCTTATAATACCCGCAGTGCATGCAAATGTGGTGCGGCCGCTTATTTTCATGGCATTGCGAACATTCCCCAAAGGAGGGAAAATCGAGTTTGTCGTGCGAGCGGCGATGGCCCCGTCTGGATTTCGATGTCTTCTTCTTAGGTACAGGCATTATTTCTCCTTAAATCACTTAAGCTTGTCTTTTAAAGTTTTTAAAATGTCCAACCTGGGATCAATCGACGATTCATTGCCGCAACCACACGCTCCCAGATTTAAATTTTCCCCACAATCAGGGCACAACCCCTTGCAATCTTTCTCACACAAACAAATCTGCGGCACTTCCAACAATATCTGGTCGCAAACCGATTGGGTGATGTCCACCCTGCCATCGTCGTAATATTCAATCTCAATGTCGGAAGCGTCCAGCTCTACTTCCGCATGTTCTTTATCGGGTTCGGACTGTGGGACATAACGCGCAGTCACCATACATTTAACCGGAAACTTAAAAGGTTCCAGGCAACGGGTGCATGTTACGAACAGCTCCGTCCGTATCTCCCCGGACAAATAAACATCGACGCCACTTTTGCGCAGGGTTCCTACAACTTCTATATCAGTGACTAAAGAGCACTCCGGATGAGCGGCCTCAAAGTCTTCTTTTTTCTCCCGTTGCGTGAACTCTAAAGCTTCACCCCTAAGATCATCAATGGCAAAATACATAGATACAATCAAACCTAACCCAATAACGCTTTACATATCCGTAGTTTCAACGGGAGGATATTTAGAGCGATGTTAGCTTCAATTAAAAACCCAGTCAAGAAAAATGTAAGGTCCGAATGGCCACTCATGCCCTGGGATGAAATCGATCGTGCACTTCCCGCATTCTTTCCTCCAGAATATGGGTGTAAATCTGGGTGGTGGAAATATCCGCATGCCCAAGCATCTCCTGAACAGAGCGCAAATCGGCTCCTCCCTCCAGCAGATGGGTTGCAAAAGCGTGCCTTAACGTGTGCGGAGAGATGCTGGCGCTGATATTGGCTTTCAGGGCATAGGCTTTGAGGATTTTCCAGAACCCTTGCCGAGTCATTTTACTGCCGCGCCGGGTGAGGAACAGCTCGTGGGCCGTGTTTCCCTTAAGAAAGAGCCGCCTGGCCATTAAAAGATAGTCTTGCACCGCCTCCTGAGCGACGGAACCGATGGGAACCACCCTCTCCTTCGAGCCTTTTCCCAGCGACCGAAGAAACCCGACCTCAAGGTCAACATCGTCCAGCTTCAGGGAAACCAATTCGGAAACCCGAAGGCCCGTGGCATAAAGAATCTCCAGCATGGCTTTATCGCGAACGCCAAACAGGGTTTTCGGGTCGGGAGCCGCCAGTAGCGCTTCCACGTCAACGAGAGAAAGAAACCCCGGCAACTTGCGCCATATTCTGGGCGATTCCATTATTTCAGCCGGATTGTCTTTGAGATGATCCTCATCGCATAAAAATTTAAAAAACGATTTCAGCGAGGATAAATAGCGGGCGGTGGATCGGGAGTCCTGCCCCTCTTCCCGGCAATTCAAAAGAAATTCGCGGATATGAGTGGAATCCACCGTCGCCAGGGGCAAATCTCCGATGAAGGCGATGAAACAGGAAATATCCCGGCCATAGGCCTCCACCGTATTCGGCGAATGGCGTTTCTCGATTTTCAGGAAATCCGTGTATTCTTTGAGGATGGGGGACATAAACTTTTGAAACCGTTAGTAATTGAAGCTTCGATATTATACTGGCTATCAATAGTAAATGCTATTTTTTTAATGGGATAGTATAAGGCTTAGGGGGAAGCTACTCAATCAAAGGTAGGTGTATTCCTTTTATATCTATATCAACTTGTTCAAATCGACATTTATACCGGCCTGTTTGATTTCATGAGCCAGCGCAAATTTCCACGCTCCAGCGTCATCCATCGGCGTAAAAACCACACCTTGATAATCCGACGGAATTTCGACATCTCCTATCAAAACCATTCTTCAAAACTATATTATACTCAGTAACTTACCCACCGCTAAAATTCTGTATTGGGAAAATCCCCTTTTTCTGTTATCCTATGTGGCGATAGGTCCATCCTGATTTATTGCTGACACCCATTAAAAATCAGCAGGTTTCTCTGCTGTATGTGTCTTTTCCCACCCTGAAGCCATTATTTCCAACTTCATGTTTTTGTGAGAAAAAAGGAGGCTGGAGTTTTTCTTAGGGCCTTGGGCGATATAAATAATAATAACAACCAGTTTCAACACTCTGAGAAGCCACTTGGAATGAAGCTAATTGAAGTAAAGGAAATCT from Nitrospinota bacterium includes these protein-coding regions:
- the fabD gene encoding ACP S-malonyltransferase encodes the protein MVGIAFVFPGQGSQFVGMGQNFYDSMPEARKMYEEANEVLRKDLKSICFNGPDETLTLTENTQPAILVHSIIALKMLREHDIDCVLAAGHSLGEYSALVAAGAISFRDAVRLVSLRGRFMQEAVPIGVGAMAAIIGLPVNQIRELCEKASQNGQLVQAANLNSPEQTVIAGHKEAVENVCHEAKEAGAKKAVLLPVSAPFHCPLMKPAEIKLQQELEKTEFQDLSFPVITNVEAKPNSKGAEAKESLRQQVCSPVRWAETMKTITDQGIHTVIELGPGKVLSGLMRRFDKNIKCYQVNDIRSLEETVSALKKND
- a CDS encoding ketoacyl-ACP synthase III translates to MPENLLYRAIITGTGSYLPEKVLTNQDLEKTLDTSDEWIRTRTGISERRIAHESESASVLAAHAARKALKAAGLEADDLNVIIVCTSTPDLLFPATACFVQKELGASKSAAFDVSAVCSGFVYGLSIAEQYIKSGRYQHILVVGSEVNSRIVDWTDRNTCVLFGDGAGAVVVSRKAGSEPCGVLSSHIYSDGNLSNLIEVPKVIGRSQACGENGTQDHFFIKMAGGATFKEAVKRMTAVCLEALEYNGLSKEDVDLVIPHQANKRIIDAVTEKLQIPAEKVFMNIHKYGNTSAASIPIAINEAKELGRIQPGCLMLMMVVGSGLTWGAAVIRW
- the plsX gene encoding phosphate acyltransferase PlsX — its product is MKIVVDAMGGDHAPGAIVEGAVLAAREFGVEIILTGLADKVQAELDKFEDHTSLPIRVVHAEEVVEMHEVPAKALRSKKKSSMKIGIDLVKNGEADAFVSAGNTGAVLAYCTVILRPLKGVDRPAIAVRLPTLKGTSILLDAGANVDCKTSQLFQFAIMGHVYAKYVLGKEDPGVGLLSIGEEDGKGNEITKEVFQMLKKSHINFIGNVEGKEVYRGNADVIVCDGFTGNVALKISESLAEMIGTNLKRLFQTNWASKLGYFFIKPHLAEFKKKVDHSETGGAPLLGINGVCIIAHGSSSPKAIKNAIIRAQELIEKKVNQHIQDDIEFNLEERNKKGIWKQIKTMAFGEEGEIDKANNASTSEPVDASENNSASSEKPIEPSASNSESSDSKPKTK
- the rpmF gene encoding 50S ribosomal protein L32, which produces MPVPKKKTSKSRRGHRRSHDKLDFPSFGECSQCHENKRPHHICMHCGYYKGKEIMSIEAV
- a CDS encoding DUF177 domain-containing protein — translated: MIVSMYFAIDDLRGEALEFTQREKKEDFEAAHPECSLVTDIEVVGTLRKSGVDVYLSGEIRTELFVTCTRCLEPFKFPVKCMVTARYVPQSEPDKEHAEVELDASDIEIEYYDDGRVDITQSVCDQILLEVPQICLCEKDCKGLCPDCGENLNLGACGCGNESSIDPRLDILKTLKDKLK
- the xerD gene encoding site-specific tyrosine recombinase XerD, producing the protein MSPILKEYTDFLKIEKRHSPNTVEAYGRDISCFIAFIGDLPLATVDSTHIREFLLNCREEGQDSRSTARYLSSLKSFFKFLCDEDHLKDNPAEIMESPRIWRKLPGFLSLVDVEALLAAPDPKTLFGVRDKAMLEILYATGLRVSELVSLKLDDVDLEVGFLRSLGKGSKERVVPIGSVAQEAVQDYLLMARRLFLKGNTAHELFLTRRGSKMTRQGFWKILKAYALKANISASISPHTLRHAFATHLLEGGADLRSVQEMLGHADISTTQIYTHILEERMREVHDRFHPRA